A single genomic interval of Streptomyces nigrescens harbors:
- a CDS encoding HNH endonuclease signature motif containing protein, translated as MHWSDRFLASTEAGPGGCWQWTGYLMPNGYARISVDGERQYAHRVAYEAFVAPIPAGLVIDHLCRNRGCVNPDHLDAVTQRVNVLRGESHAAARARQVACIRGHRFDHANTYRATNGTRKCRRCRANARSRARSRQGVTCAAA; from the coding sequence GTGCACTGGTCCGACAGATTCCTCGCGAGCACCGAGGCCGGCCCGGGCGGTTGCTGGCAGTGGACCGGCTACCTCATGCCGAACGGATACGCCCGCATCAGCGTCGACGGCGAGAGGCAGTACGCGCACCGCGTCGCGTACGAGGCGTTCGTCGCCCCCATCCCCGCCGGCCTCGTCATCGACCATCTGTGCCGCAACCGCGGATGCGTGAACCCCGACCACCTCGACGCCGTGACGCAACGCGTCAACGTACTGCGCGGTGAATCGCACGCCGCCGCTCGCGCCCGTCAGGTCGCGTGCATCCGAGGCCACCGGTTCGACCACGCCAACACCTACCGGGCCACCAACGGCACCCGGAAGTGCCGCAGGTGCCGAGCGAACGCGCGCAGCCGCGCCCGCAGCAGACAGGGGGTCACCTGTGCCGCTGCCTGA
- a CDS encoding PBSX family phage terminase large subunit, with translation MATPLPLSDKQLASIRGATARINIWHGSVRSGKTIASLVCFLLMVRRAPASGLIVIVGRSLQTIERNCLDVLQDPTLFGDLAAEVRHTRGATTAVILGRVVHLVGAADARAEGRLRGMTAALAYADEVTLLPAAFFRQLLARLSVPGAKLIGTTNPDSPRHWLRTDYLDRAGELDLAEFHFQLADNPSLSEAYVAALAAEFTDLWRRRMILGEWVVAEGAIYDAYDEQRHVVDELPAMRRYWLGVDYGTSNPFSAILLGLGDDGRLYAVNEWRHDSRAAHRQMTDAEYSRAVRGWLDELDVVPEWTFIDPSAASYSTQLWADGHPGVTRAVNEVIDGIRSVSVALDSGLLRIHRSCAGLLSEIPNYVWSEEAAARGEDKPVKKNDHSVDALRYVIHSTAHEWRGLLAQSA, from the coding sequence ATGGCTACGCCTCTCCCCCTGTCCGACAAGCAGCTCGCATCCATCCGCGGCGCCACGGCCCGTATCAACATCTGGCATGGCAGCGTGCGGTCGGGAAAGACGATCGCGAGCCTTGTCTGCTTCCTGCTCATGGTCCGCAGGGCGCCGGCCTCGGGCCTAATCGTCATCGTCGGGCGCAGTCTGCAAACGATCGAACGCAACTGCCTCGACGTCCTGCAAGACCCGACCCTGTTCGGCGACCTCGCCGCCGAGGTACGCCACACCCGCGGTGCCACAACCGCCGTGATCCTCGGGCGCGTTGTGCACCTCGTCGGCGCAGCAGACGCACGAGCCGAGGGCCGACTGCGCGGCATGACGGCCGCCCTCGCCTACGCCGACGAGGTCACGCTGTTGCCCGCGGCGTTCTTCCGGCAGTTGCTCGCCCGCCTGTCTGTGCCCGGGGCGAAGCTGATCGGCACCACGAACCCCGACTCGCCCCGGCATTGGCTGCGGACCGACTACCTCGACCGGGCCGGCGAGCTCGACCTCGCCGAGTTTCACTTTCAGCTCGCCGACAACCCGAGTCTTTCCGAGGCGTACGTCGCCGCCCTCGCCGCCGAGTTCACCGACCTGTGGCGCCGGCGCATGATCCTGGGCGAGTGGGTTGTCGCCGAGGGCGCGATCTACGACGCGTACGACGAGCAGCGGCACGTCGTCGACGAGCTACCGGCGATGCGCCGCTACTGGCTCGGCGTCGACTACGGCACGAGCAACCCGTTCTCGGCGATCCTGCTCGGCCTCGGCGACGACGGCCGCCTGTACGCAGTGAACGAGTGGCGCCACGACTCCCGCGCAGCCCATCGACAGATGACCGACGCCGAGTACAGCCGCGCCGTGCGCGGGTGGCTCGACGAGCTCGACGTCGTCCCCGAGTGGACGTTCATCGACCCGAGCGCGGCGAGCTACTCAACACAGCTTTGGGCCGACGGACACCCGGGCGTGACACGCGCCGTGAACGAGGTGATCGACGGTATCCGTAGCGTCTCGGTCGCCCTCGACTCTGGGCTGCTGCGCATCCATCGCTCGTGCGCCGGCCTGCTCTCCGAGATCCCCAATTACGTGTGGTCCGAAGAGGCCGCCGCCCGCGGCGAGGACAAGCCCGTAAAGAAGAACGATCACTCGGTCGACGCCCTGCGCTACGTGATCCATTCGACCGCGCACGAGTGGCGAGGACTGCTCGCCCAAAGCGCATAG
- a CDS encoding helix-turn-helix domain-containing protein, producing MAEPITARDREAVRRLHAEGKSRNHIARTIGRSAATVSKIARAEGLTFSGGARVAAATEARRADAAARREQLADEALDGALGQVVKTTGAESARDARDHATAARALTEVHARVAELARQTGTGSSGGAMLDRLADVLLGPTGGDGQGV from the coding sequence ATGGCCGAGCCGATCACCGCCCGCGACCGCGAGGCCGTGCGCCGCCTGCACGCTGAGGGCAAGTCGCGTAATCACATCGCGAGGACGATCGGGCGCAGCGCCGCCACCGTGAGCAAGATCGCCCGCGCCGAGGGACTCACGTTCTCCGGTGGCGCTCGCGTCGCAGCAGCCACCGAGGCCCGACGAGCAGACGCCGCCGCACGGCGCGAGCAGCTCGCCGACGAGGCCCTCGACGGTGCCCTCGGCCAAGTCGTCAAGACCACCGGCGCCGAGTCCGCACGCGATGCCCGCGACCACGCCACCGCCGCCCGCGCCCTAACCGAGGTACATGCCCGAGTCGCCGAGCTCGCCCGCCAGACCGGCACCGGGAGCAGCGGCGGCGCGATGCTCGACCGCCTCGCCGACGTCCTGCTCGGACCGACCGGGGGTGACGGACAGGGGGTGTGA
- a CDS encoding zinc finger domain-containing protein produces the protein MIDEHIAALLAYAGRLDSRVRRALADPQQSARTIADWTAALAEVPATLPDTGWDASQAVRRYYEQRAGDRSAQFRAVEPHDVLAAWAPHRGELMNRHTDPVPAADPDDPQAWREELLGTRAAVAHGHTPPAQYRAEINSTGQKRLAALMSGVGNGPRRYMPEHVARDLAPYRPARAHREAIVAEGIPDPLGVRCPHCHAQPDQPCQSGYRRNGKGRRALSGVHPSRIESLIAQLDPTDDEQAEAEQVRLARLMCQPPAPRESRARHTSGGHRR, from the coding sequence GTGATCGACGAACACATCGCCGCCCTACTCGCCTACGCCGGCCGGCTCGACTCCCGCGTGCGCCGCGCCCTCGCCGACCCGCAGCAGTCCGCCCGCACCATCGCCGATTGGACGGCCGCCCTCGCCGAGGTCCCCGCCACCCTGCCCGACACCGGTTGGGATGCCTCGCAGGCCGTGCGCCGCTACTACGAGCAGCGCGCCGGCGACCGGTCCGCGCAGTTCCGCGCTGTCGAGCCGCACGACGTGCTCGCCGCATGGGCACCGCACCGCGGCGAGCTCATGAACCGGCACACCGACCCCGTACCGGCCGCGGACCCCGACGATCCGCAAGCATGGCGCGAGGAACTGCTCGGCACCCGAGCCGCGGTCGCCCACGGACACACCCCACCGGCGCAGTACCGCGCTGAGATCAACTCGACGGGGCAGAAACGTCTCGCCGCCCTCATGTCGGGAGTCGGCAACGGGCCGCGTCGCTACATGCCCGAGCACGTCGCCCGCGACCTCGCCCCCTACCGGCCGGCCCGGGCCCACCGCGAGGCGATCGTCGCCGAGGGCATCCCCGACCCGCTCGGCGTCCGCTGCCCGCACTGCCACGCGCAGCCCGACCAGCCGTGCCAGAGCGGATACCGGCGCAACGGCAAGGGCCGCCGCGCCCTGTCCGGCGTTCACCCCTCGCGCATCGAGTCCCTGATCGCCCAACTCGACCCCACCGACGACGAGCAGGCCGAGGCCGAGCAGGTCCGCCTCGCCCGCCTCATGTGCCAGCCACCCGCCCCGCGCGAGAGCCGCGCCCGCCACACCTCGGGAGGACACCGCCGATGA
- a CDS encoding recombinase RecT — protein MSTNLAERVANKRTRSHSPAVQPNRPAQPATLVQFVQQMRPEIERALPAHLGGADRIARIALTELRRVEHLAECTQESFAGALMTCSALGLEPGGVSGEAYLLPFWNKKVRAYEVQLVIGYQGMIKLFWQHPLAAGLDAHTVYEGDEFEYEYGLEPKLTHRPARGSAKGRATDYYAVARLSNGGSAFVVLDVDDIETIRKRSKAKDFGPWSTDYDAMARKTAIRQLFKIIPKSAELARAVAHDETVRRDASPEGLDVPGDYIEGETVPQPAPQGAEQATVEDVPSQFSGWPEAAEPAAADAAQ, from the coding sequence GTGAGCACCAACCTTGCCGAGCGCGTCGCCAACAAGCGCACCCGGTCACACTCCCCCGCCGTCCAGCCCAACCGCCCCGCGCAGCCGGCGACGCTCGTGCAGTTCGTGCAGCAGATGCGCCCGGAGATCGAGCGCGCGCTGCCCGCGCACCTCGGCGGCGCCGACCGGATCGCGCGCATCGCGCTTACCGAGCTGCGCAGGGTCGAGCACCTCGCCGAGTGCACGCAAGAGTCGTTCGCCGGCGCGCTGATGACCTGCTCGGCGCTCGGCCTCGAACCGGGCGGCGTGTCCGGCGAGGCGTACCTGCTGCCGTTCTGGAACAAGAAGGTTCGGGCGTACGAGGTACAGCTCGTCATCGGCTATCAGGGCATGATCAAGCTGTTTTGGCAGCACCCGCTCGCGGCCGGCCTCGACGCACACACGGTGTACGAGGGCGACGAGTTCGAGTACGAGTACGGCCTCGAACCGAAGTTGACGCACCGGCCGGCGCGCGGCTCGGCCAAGGGACGGGCGACGGACTACTACGCCGTTGCGCGCCTGTCGAACGGCGGTAGCGCGTTCGTCGTGCTCGACGTCGACGACATCGAGACGATTCGGAAGCGCAGCAAGGCCAAGGACTTTGGGCCGTGGTCGACGGACTACGACGCGATGGCCCGCAAGACCGCCATTCGGCAACTCTTCAAGATCATTCCGAAGAGTGCCGAGCTCGCTCGGGCGGTCGCGCACGACGAGACCGTGCGGCGTGATGCGTCGCCCGAGGGGCTCGACGTGCCCGGGGACTACATCGAGGGTGAGACTGTGCCGCAGCCGGCCCCGCAGGGCGCCGAGCAGGCCACGGTCGAGGACGTGCCCTCGCAGTTCTCCGGATGGCCCGAGGCCGCCGAGCCAGCCGCGGCAGACGCCGCGCAGTGA
- a CDS encoding YqaJ viral recombinase family protein: protein MTSAPAQPATVTPTGVVVAPPNLDREQWLTVRRTGVGGSEVAAVLGMSKYTSAHEVYLDKRGELPLDRPQHPDLAEAAFWGLAHEPTIARVFSERSGLAVVEGPGTLTHVERRWMLANVDRYVLDEDAQPSSLLEIKTRSAYQLDEWLDSVPDGPALQTHWYLAVTGYSHAHVAALLGGNRLLIHRVERDEALVEHLVALVGEFWQGVLDGTPPPVDGSEATEELLGHLYKVKADAVTVADPSEVGPLLERRRELKAREARTADELREVDNRLKAVAGEAEIVKTQGAVAFTWKQNGPLATKRFSAAHPDLAQQYTHRVDALDTKRLAAEHPDEFRAHRARRLVVPKESAA, encoded by the coding sequence GTGACCAGCGCGCCGGCACAACCGGCCACCGTGACACCTACCGGCGTAGTTGTTGCCCCGCCGAATCTCGACCGTGAGCAATGGCTCACCGTGCGGCGTACGGGAGTTGGCGGCTCGGAAGTCGCCGCGGTACTCGGCATGAGCAAGTACACCTCGGCACACGAGGTCTACCTCGACAAGCGGGGCGAGCTGCCGCTCGACCGTCCCCAGCACCCGGACCTCGCCGAGGCTGCGTTCTGGGGACTGGCACACGAGCCGACCATCGCCCGCGTGTTCTCCGAGCGCTCCGGCCTCGCCGTCGTCGAGGGCCCGGGGACGCTCACGCACGTCGAGCGCCGTTGGATGCTCGCCAACGTCGACCGGTACGTGCTCGACGAGGACGCGCAGCCGTCCAGCCTCTTGGAGATCAAGACGCGCTCGGCCTATCAGCTCGACGAGTGGCTCGACAGCGTGCCGGACGGGCCCGCCCTTCAAACGCACTGGTACCTCGCCGTCACCGGCTACTCGCACGCGCACGTCGCCGCGCTGCTCGGCGGTAACCGGCTGCTGATTCACCGCGTCGAACGCGACGAGGCCCTCGTCGAGCACCTCGTCGCCCTCGTCGGCGAGTTCTGGCAGGGAGTGCTCGACGGCACCCCGCCGCCGGTCGATGGGTCCGAGGCGACCGAGGAACTGCTCGGCCACCTCTACAAGGTCAAGGCCGATGCCGTGACCGTCGCCGACCCGTCCGAGGTCGGGCCGCTGCTGGAACGCCGGCGCGAGCTCAAGGCCCGCGAGGCGAGGACCGCCGACGAGCTGCGCGAGGTCGACAACCGCTTGAAGGCGGTCGCCGGCGAGGCCGAGATCGTCAAGACGCAGGGCGCCGTCGCCTTCACGTGGAAGCAGAACGGCCCGCTCGCGACGAAACGGTTCTCCGCCGCGCACCCGGACCTCGCACAGCAGTACACGCACCGCGTCGACGCGCTCGATACCAAGCGCCTCGCCGCCGAGCACCCCGACGAGTTCCGGGCGCACCGCGCCCGACGCCTCGTCGTCCCGAAGGAGTCCGCAGCGTGA
- a CDS encoding recombinase family protein translates to MATPPLARDNQRSPAQGIVLLLEGYMTTSVVAARSEVPRSLVLTGDRGEGPRSFTGLRGARYARKSAYRGKSARRGFSVREQLDASQADADRLGVGIVEDFVDDDRSASRFRDREREEFERMIEWIEAGKLDIVFVWASTRLQRELDVYVRLRNACARHGVLWCYGSKVYDLSNKDDRFRTGLDALIGEREVDELRDNVKRTLRANAASGRPHGITPYGYRRVYDPQTGAFVAVEKDPQQGPIVKEICKRVANGEPYKAIAADLNKRGVPAPALRWTKGMVVRLSHHEPSEPEYLPLWRETLERLALGEDQLAIARDYNERGEPLIAAVWHGATIKDYATDVRYTGARTHHGQVTNEAAWPEIVPKRLFVKCQSVINARGSKSTNSRPGMARYLLSGIMGCSSCRVPVVSNPTDYGMNYQCKQPGKNGAKGYHVSGKQAPIDEYVRGELFNWIASPAFVEAYTKGDEELQKRIAEAEAEATLLKGRLQEFRDKAITGGLSADSLAAVEAGLTPKINEAEKVAKSLRAPDVVADLAGAASRKEIEAAWQQLTVAQQRLIVESLLDVTLHPVGKGRHSRAGVEISSYVSVVRKSLRPAVTDQKQLAKAA, encoded by the coding sequence ATGGCTACACCGCCTCTTGCGCGGGACAACCAGCGTAGTCCCGCGCAAGGCATAGTCTTGTTGCTGGAGGGCTACATGACGACGTCTGTTGTTGCAGCTCGGAGCGAGGTTCCTCGCTCCCTGGTCCTTACCGGTGATCGGGGCGAGGGTCCTCGCTCGTTCACTGGTTTGCGCGGCGCTAGGTACGCACGTAAGAGCGCGTACCGCGGGAAGAGCGCGCGCCGAGGCTTCTCGGTGCGCGAGCAACTCGACGCCTCGCAGGCTGACGCCGACCGCCTCGGCGTGGGCATCGTCGAAGACTTCGTAGACGATGACCGCTCGGCTTCTCGCTTCCGCGACCGCGAGCGCGAAGAGTTCGAGCGCATGATCGAGTGGATTGAGGCTGGAAAGCTCGACATCGTTTTCGTGTGGGCGTCGACTCGGCTTCAGCGCGAGTTGGACGTATACGTACGTCTGCGCAACGCCTGCGCGAGGCACGGCGTCCTGTGGTGCTACGGCAGCAAGGTCTATGACCTGTCGAACAAGGATGACCGTTTCCGCACGGGGCTCGACGCCCTGATCGGCGAGCGCGAGGTCGACGAGCTGCGCGACAACGTCAAGCGGACGTTGCGCGCGAACGCCGCGTCGGGCCGGCCGCACGGCATCACTCCGTACGGATATCGCCGCGTGTACGACCCACAAACGGGCGCTTTTGTCGCGGTCGAAAAGGACCCGCAGCAGGGCCCCATCGTCAAGGAAATCTGCAAGCGCGTCGCGAACGGTGAGCCATACAAGGCCATCGCTGCCGACCTCAATAAGCGGGGTGTTCCGGCGCCGGCGCTGCGTTGGACTAAGGGCATGGTCGTTCGCCTGTCGCACCACGAGCCGAGCGAGCCCGAATACCTGCCTCTGTGGCGCGAGACACTTGAGCGGCTCGCCCTCGGCGAGGATCAGCTCGCTATTGCCCGCGACTACAACGAGCGGGGTGAGCCGCTGATTGCTGCGGTCTGGCACGGTGCGACGATCAAGGACTACGCAACCGATGTTCGGTACACCGGCGCTCGCACTCACCATGGGCAGGTGACGAACGAGGCTGCGTGGCCCGAGATCGTGCCGAAGCGCCTTTTCGTCAAGTGCCAGTCGGTCATCAATGCGCGTGGCAGCAAGTCGACGAACTCTCGCCCGGGCATGGCGCGGTATCTGCTCTCCGGAATCATGGGTTGTTCTTCGTGCCGTGTTCCGGTCGTGTCGAATCCGACGGACTACGGCATGAACTACCAGTGCAAGCAGCCGGGAAAGAACGGCGCGAAGGGTTACCACGTCAGCGGGAAGCAGGCGCCCATCGACGAGTACGTGCGCGGCGAGCTGTTCAACTGGATCGCCTCGCCGGCGTTCGTCGAGGCGTACACCAAGGGCGACGAGGAGTTGCAGAAAAGGATCGCGGAGGCCGAGGCCGAGGCGACGTTGCTCAAGGGGCGGTTGCAGGAGTTCCGCGACAAGGCCATCACCGGCGGGCTGTCCGCGGATAGCCTCGCCGCAGTCGAGGCCGGCCTGACGCCGAAGATCAACGAGGCTGAGAAGGTGGCGAAGTCGTTGCGCGCTCCGGACGTTGTCGCGGACCTTGCCGGCGCAGCCTCGCGCAAGGAGATCGAGGCGGCGTGGCAGCAACTCACCGTCGCGCAGCAGCGCTTGATCGTCGAGTCGCTGCTCGATGTCACGCTGCATCCCGTCGGCAAGGGTCGTCACAGCCGTGCAGGGGTGGAGATTTCTTCGTACGTCTCGGTGGTTCGTAAGTCGCTGCGGCCGGCTGTGACGGATCAGAAGCAGCTCGCTAAGGCGGCGTGA
- a CDS encoding phosphoribosyltransferase has protein sequence MSDVRENLTYEKFGDAVRELAQTIADDGFEPDVVLSIARGGVFVAGGLAYALDCKNIHLVNVEFYTGVGQTLEMPVMLAPVPNAIDFSNKKVLIADDVADTGKTLKLVHDFCLDAVAEVRSAVIYEKSHSLVKCEYVWKRTDDWINFPWSVQPPVVRRDGQVLDA, from the coding sequence ATGAGCGATGTACGCGAAAACCTGACCTACGAGAAGTTCGGCGACGCGGTGCGCGAGCTCGCCCAGACGATTGCCGACGATGGGTTCGAGCCGGACGTCGTGCTGAGCATCGCGCGGGGCGGCGTGTTCGTCGCCGGCGGGCTGGCGTATGCCCTCGACTGCAAGAACATTCATCTTGTCAACGTCGAGTTTTACACGGGAGTTGGTCAGACTCTCGAAATGCCGGTTATGTTGGCCCCCGTACCGAACGCGATTGATTTTTCGAATAAGAAAGTCCTGATCGCGGATGACGTGGCCGATACAGGAAAGACTCTGAAGCTCGTGCACGACTTTTGCCTCGATGCTGTAGCCGAGGTTAGGTCCGCAGTGATTTATGAGAAGTCGCACAGCCTCGTCAAGTGCGAATACGTGTGGAAGCGCACGGATGATTGGATTAATTTCCCCTGGTCAGTTCAACCGCCCGTCGTACGCCGCGACGGACAGGTGCTCGACGCCTGA
- a CDS encoding aminoglycoside phosphotransferase has translation MVTMRMHWDDLPTATRDAVAARTGPIYATASSDKGLNSELAATLDTRAGRVFVKGLRCDHPRAWTQEREATINPYVAPLAPRLLWRINDGEWHLLGFEHLDGRPAEYAPGSDDLPLVAEAIITLSGVHAPSDVELKQIEQRFADYVDHPDDAALLRGDTVLHTDWTPDNVLIVGNVARIVDWAWPTRGAAWIDAACWVVWLVAAGHAPEDAELWAAKTPAWSTAPARALDVFAAAQQRLWAGIASDSPEVAWKRKIADAAQQWLTYRQA, from the coding sequence GTGGTGACCATGAGAATGCATTGGGATGACCTACCGACTGCCACTCGCGACGCAGTCGCCGCCCGTACCGGCCCGATCTACGCAACGGCCAGCAGCGACAAAGGGCTGAACAGCGAGCTCGCCGCCACCCTCGACACGCGCGCCGGCCGCGTCTTCGTCAAGGGGCTGCGCTGCGATCACCCTCGCGCGTGGACTCAAGAGCGCGAGGCCACCATTAACCCCTACGTCGCTCCCCTCGCCCCGCGCCTGCTGTGGCGCATCAACGATGGCGAGTGGCACCTGCTCGGGTTCGAGCACCTCGACGGACGCCCCGCCGAGTACGCCCCGGGCAGCGACGACCTGCCGCTCGTCGCCGAGGCAATCATCACGCTTTCCGGCGTCCACGCCCCCAGCGACGTCGAGCTTAAACAGATCGAGCAGCGATTCGCCGACTACGTCGACCACCCCGACGACGCCGCACTGCTGCGCGGCGACACCGTCCTGCATACCGACTGGACGCCCGACAACGTCCTGATCGTGGGCAACGTCGCGCGCATCGTGGATTGGGCATGGCCTACCCGTGGCGCGGCGTGGATCGACGCCGCATGTTGGGTGGTCTGGCTCGTCGCTGCCGGACACGCCCCGGAAGACGCCGAGCTGTGGGCCGCTAAGACTCCGGCGTGGTCCACCGCGCCGGCGCGCGCTCTCGACGTGTTCGCCGCCGCGCAGCAACGGCTCTGGGCCGGTATCGCCTCGGACTCCCCCGAGGTCGCGTGGAAACGGAAGATCGCCGACGCCGCGCAGCAGTGGCTCACCTACCGGCAAGCCTGA
- a CDS encoding radical SAM protein, which translates to MHAPTRTHDLIVSPFLDEYLVLRPGDVSGVKIKGHHYLELQQRAHTEAPLPAWLHSAARRRWGLNLADRPVRESLLIRDPSPYGHGRASYEVNNGCNWACDHCVYGAKRHEGLAWSARARLLRILRDAGVLWVELGGGEATIDKHFPETYALAYDLGMMVEILTNGSTLFRPHMLDLLTNRPPYRVTLSVYGATEDTFDRFTNRRGAFKKFMRGLAAAREAGLPLSLSVVITEKNAHEAPAMRALAERFASRVREYTHMSPTFTGDSEPLAQQAPEYLHNRTPFTGCDAGHTSLNVNPFGLATVCKVSRDHPIPLLKEGVAGLARLGGISDRALQRHSGCSGCALQKTCTTCMPLVNLYRKAGSSLDRYCQHA; encoded by the coding sequence ATGCACGCGCCCACGCGCACGCACGATCTGATCGTTAGTCCGTTCCTCGACGAGTACCTCGTGTTACGCCCGGGCGACGTAAGCGGCGTGAAGATCAAGGGGCATCACTACTTGGAGTTGCAGCAACGCGCGCACACCGAGGCGCCCTTACCCGCCTGGCTTCACAGCGCCGCGCGCCGCCGATGGGGACTCAACCTCGCCGACCGTCCGGTGCGCGAGTCGCTGCTCATACGCGACCCCTCGCCGTACGGGCACGGCCGCGCCTCGTACGAGGTGAACAACGGGTGCAACTGGGCTTGCGACCACTGCGTGTACGGGGCCAAGCGGCACGAGGGCCTCGCGTGGTCAGCCCGCGCGCGACTGCTGCGCATCCTCCGTGACGCCGGCGTTCTCTGGGTCGAGCTCGGCGGCGGCGAGGCCACCATCGACAAGCACTTTCCCGAGACGTACGCGCTCGCCTACGACCTCGGCATGATGGTGGAGATCCTCACGAACGGGTCGACTCTGTTCCGCCCGCACATGCTCGACCTGCTCACCAACCGGCCCCCCTACCGCGTGACGCTCAGCGTCTACGGCGCCACCGAGGACACGTTCGACCGCTTCACTAACCGGCGCGGCGCCTTCAAGAAGTTCATGCGTGGGTTGGCCGCTGCGCGCGAGGCCGGCCTGCCTCTGTCTCTCAGCGTGGTCATCACCGAGAAGAACGCGCACGAGGCACCCGCCATGCGAGCACTCGCCGAACGGTTCGCCTCCCGCGTCCGCGAGTACACGCACATGTCACCTACGTTCACCGGCGACTCGGAACCGCTCGCGCAGCAGGCACCCGAGTACCTGCACAACCGAACGCCTTTCACCGGATGCGACGCCGGCCACACGTCCTTGAACGTGAACCCTTTCGGTCTGGCGACCGTCTGCAAAGTCTCCCGCGATCACCCGATTCCACTCCTGAAAGAGGGGGTCGCGGGTCTTGCCCGGCTCGGGGGTATCTCCGACCGAGCGCTACAGCGTCACAGCGGTTGCAGTGGCTGCGCTCTACAGAAGACGTGCACCACCTGTATGCCGCTCGTGAACCTGTACCGCAAGGCCGGCTCGTCCCTGGATCGGTACTGCCAGCACGCATAA